The Deltaproteobacteria bacterium region AGATGACGCCAATTACATCACAGGCCAATTGGTTTGCGTAGATGGCGGATACGGAATGATCTGATTCGATCGATGGGGGTATGTTCACTGGGTTGAAGGTGTATGGAAAGCAACGTCGCATGCATTTTCGAAAAAGCCGAGAATGCAGAAACCAACCCGTGTCAGGTACAACCCGGTTTTCGTTTACAGTCGTTAATTCGCTTCAATAACCTAATATTTCGGACGGATAGAATCTACGTTAGAGAGGAGGCAACGGATGTCAGGCTCACCAGATACGATCCATACCTGGCAAATGGTCCGGCCGTGGGGAAAGGATAAGAAAACCGGGGAGAAGATTCCCGGTATTATGGAATTAACACAGATTCCCGTCCCGGAGCTTGGGGAGGACGAGGTCCTGGTTGAAGTCGCAGGTTGTGGTGTGTGCCATACGGACCTAGGATACTTTTACGACGGGGTGCCCACGGTTAACAATCCCCCCCTGACTCTGGGACACGAGATAAGCGGCACGGTGGTTGCGGGAAACTTCGACCTCATCGGAAAGCAGGTTCTCATACCTGCGGTCATGCCTTGCGGCCAATGTGAAATCTGTAAGAAGCACCGCGGCAATCGCTGCCTGAAACAGAGGATGCCAGGCAATTCCCATGACATCTATGGCGGTTTCTCATCCCATGTGCCCGTACCTGCCGAGGGCCTTTGTGTAATCGAAGACACCCAGGGAACGCCCCTGTCTCACTATGCTGTCATCGCCGATGCGGCCACGACCCCGTATCAGGCCGCGATGCGCGCCGGCGTCACCGATGGCGACGTGGCGGTTGTCATCGGAGCGGGAGGCGGCATCGGGGTATACATGGTGCAGATTGCCAAGGCTCTGGGAGCCGGGACCGTCATCGGGCTGGAGCGGGACGAGGAAAAACTGGCAAGAAGCCTCAAATATGGTGCGGACTTCGTCATCAATACGGCGGACAAGGATCTCCAAGCCATTCGCAACGAATTTAAGGAACTCTGCAAAGTAAACGGCGTTCAGGCCGGATTCGGATTGAGAATATTCGAATGCAGCGGCACGCAGATCGGTCAGCAAATGGGCCTTACCCTCCTGACCTTTGTGAGCAAACTGGTGATCATCGGCTTCGGTCTGCATTCGAGCGAATTTATGTTCAGTCGCCTCATGGCCTTTGACGCGGAAATCATAGGCACCTGGGCTTGCTTGCCCGAATACTATCCCAAGGTGTTGGAACTGGTGCAAGCGGGCAAGGTGCAAATCGAGCCCTTTCTGGAAACCCGTCCCATGAGCCAAATCGCCCAGGTTTTCGAAGATCAGCATGCCGGCAAATTCACCGGCGGAAACACCAAGGAGTATGCCGAGTACTACAGCAAGCGCCCCAACGAATACGGTGAATACATGGACCTGTTCAATGGCATGGTGGACGCCATCCTGAATTGCAAGAAACCCACCATCTGCAGGGTCAACGGCATGAGGGTCGCCGGCGGTCAGGAAATCGGCATGGCCTGCGACCTGACCGTTGCGTCCGACCTAGCCATTTTCGGCCAGGCCGGTCCGCGCCATGGGTCCGCTCCCGATGGAGGATCGTCGGATTTTCTGCCATGGATGCTATCCATAGAAGACGCCATGTGGAATTGCATTTCGTGCGAGCTTTGGTCCGCCTACAAAATGAAGTTCAAGGGGCTGATTTCCAAGGTAACGCCCATCCTCCGGAAGGATGGTCAGCTATACCGAAACCCACAGGTGATTACCGATACGTTTGTCGAAGACGGAGACATCGTCTACGGGGAGTTCAAAGTGCGTGATGACGAGCTGAAAGAGGCGAAGGAGTTCATCAAAACGTGCGAAATCGATTTCTCCCTGCTGGATAAGGAAGTGAGCAACATCATTTGGTCATTCACCAACCTGTTTCCCGGATGCCTGATCAAGTCCATAGACAGCATCAGGGCCAAGAAGAAGTTCTTTTGGGACCAGATGAAATTGCCCAACCGCCACTGGTTGGCCGCCAACATGATGGGAGAAGCCTTCCTTGGCTTCAACGCGTTCAACACCAAAAAGATCACGGGTCAGGACACCATCGATTTCGTCAGGCTTCGTCAGAAGATCGCGAATGGGGATCTATTTGACGATGACTTCTTCGAGGAGGCTTTGGGAAAGCCGCAAAAATAGTGCTTTCAACCCCGTCCGGATTCCACAAATGAACATGCCGCGGCCGGCCGGAGCCTCATCATGCCGGCCGTGGCGTCCAGACCATCCCGTCCTAGGAGATCGATATGAGTTACCAGCATATTTTGACCGCTTCAAATCACGGCGTAGCCACGATTATCCTCAATCGCCCCCCCCTAAACGTTCTGAACATCGAGATGATGAACGAAATCAACCGGGAACTGGACAGGCTAATGGGCGAACCTCCCACGCTGCTGGTGTTCCGTGCCGAAGGGAAAGCTTTTTCAGCAGGGGTAGATGTGGGCGAGCACGTGGGAGACCTGATGCCCAAAATGATCGACGCGTTTCATGGCATATTCCGACGCATGGATGCACTCGGCGCTCCGAGCATAGCCGCCGTGCAGGGATCCGCCCTGGGCGGCGGATGCGAACTGGCGGTCTACTGCGATATGGTCATTGCTTCAGAGCGGGCCAAAATCGGCCAGCCTGAGATCAAAGTCGGCGTGTTCCCACCCATCGCGGCGCTGATTTTGCCGCGTATTATCGGGAGGAAAAAGGCGATGGAATTCATTCTGAGCGGTGATACCTGGTCCGCTGAAGAAGCTCAATGCGCGGGCATGATCAACCACGTTGCGCCGGCTGATGATTTCGACACCGAAGTGCAGTCCTATATCGGAAGGTTTGTGGGAAACAGCGCCGTTGTGATGAAGCTCACTCGGGAAAGCGCGCTGTGCGGCCTTCAGGATGATCCGGGTGCGGGGCTCGATCGCATAGAAAAGTTGTACATGGAAAAACTCATGAAGACACACGACGCCAACGAAGGGTTGGAGTCCTTCTTAGGCAAGCGCCCACCAGCTTGGAAAGACAGGTAACAAGCGGTTTTTTCCAGGAAGACTTCCTGCAGTTCGGC contains the following coding sequences:
- the had gene encoding 6-hydroxycyclohex-1-ene-1-carbonyl-CoA dehydrogenase, whose amino-acid sequence is MSGSPDTIHTWQMVRPWGKDKKTGEKIPGIMELTQIPVPELGEDEVLVEVAGCGVCHTDLGYFYDGVPTVNNPPLTLGHEISGTVVAGNFDLIGKQVLIPAVMPCGQCEICKKHRGNRCLKQRMPGNSHDIYGGFSSHVPVPAEGLCVIEDTQGTPLSHYAVIADAATTPYQAAMRAGVTDGDVAVVIGAGGGIGVYMVQIAKALGAGTVIGLERDEEKLARSLKYGADFVINTADKDLQAIRNEFKELCKVNGVQAGFGLRIFECSGTQIGQQMGLTLLTFVSKLVIIGFGLHSSEFMFSRLMAFDAEIIGTWACLPEYYPKVLELVQAGKVQIEPFLETRPMSQIAQVFEDQHAGKFTGGNTKEYAEYYSKRPNEYGEYMDLFNGMVDAILNCKKPTICRVNGMRVAGGQEIGMACDLTVASDLAIFGQAGPRHGSAPDGGSSDFLPWMLSIEDAMWNCISCELWSAYKMKFKGLISKVTPILRKDGQLYRNPQVITDTFVEDGDIVYGEFKVRDDELKEAKEFIKTCEIDFSLLDKEVSNIIWSFTNLFPGCLIKSIDSIRAKKKFFWDQMKLPNRHWLAANMMGEAFLGFNAFNTKKITGQDTIDFVRLRQKIANGDLFDDDFFEEALGKPQK
- a CDS encoding enoyl-CoA hydratase/isomerase family protein, whose translation is MSYQHILTASNHGVATIILNRPPLNVLNIEMMNEINRELDRLMGEPPTLLVFRAEGKAFSAGVDVGEHVGDLMPKMIDAFHGIFRRMDALGAPSIAAVQGSALGGGCELAVYCDMVIASERAKIGQPEIKVGVFPPIAALILPRIIGRKKAMEFILSGDTWSAEEAQCAGMINHVAPADDFDTEVQSYIGRFVGNSAVVMKLTRESALCGLQDDPGAGLDRIEKLYMEKLMKTHDANEGLESFLGKRPPAWKDR